Proteins from one Podospora pseudoanserina strain CBS 124.78 chromosome 1, whole genome shotgun sequence genomic window:
- a CDS encoding hypothetical protein (EggNog:ENOG503PHWV), which translates to MLFTILLLLPILGCAAERLFFHRSGDCWDDAETISCRDIPASVCCQASDPWCGVVHCEGCPNGSTVAGYFQNSCQTKANGRCEITHPFSQEGLLGCCVDLGPYDTCAGQWYPSSSMDVATTSERKCVQPNVMTYVDHDHGVKREIHIPQGELKRATQLLLARDFGGLRAFENWAHQSSDE; encoded by the exons ATGCTGTTTACAATCCTCCTTTTGCTTCCCATTCTTGGGTGCGCCGCAGAGAGGCTCTTTTTTCACCGTTCAGGTGACTGTTGGGATGATGCCGAGACTATCAGCTG CCGCGATATCCCCGCGTCCGTTTGCTGTCAGGCCTCGGATCCTTGGTGCGGTGTTGTCCACTGCGAGGGCTGTCCCAACGGCTCCACTGTCGCTGGTTACTTCCAGAACTCGTGCCAGACCAAGGCCAACGGCCGGTGTGAAATCACACATCCGTTCAGTCAGGAGGGATTACTCGGATGCTGTGTGGACCTTGGCCCCTACGACACTTGCGCTGGCCAGTGGTACCCATCCTCCAGCATGGACGTGGCCACTACCTCGGAGAGGAAATGCGTTCAGCCCAACGTTATGACATACGTTGACCATGATCATGGTGTCAAGAGGGAGATCCATATCCCCCAGGGAGAGCTGAAGAGAGCTACGCAGCTTTTGTTGGCAAGAGACTTTGGAGGCCTGCGAGCGTTTGAAAATTGGG CTCACCAGAGTTCTGACGAGTAG